Within the Kingella potus genome, the region GGCCGTCTGAAAACAAGGATTTGCCGCAAAACACCCCGTTAATGCGGCAAACGCGTGCGTTGCAGGGCAACACACCCTACACAACGGCAGAGACCGTCTGAAAAACAAACAGCGGCAAACAAGGTAGGGTGTGTCGCCCAAAGGCGACGCACGCGTTCCAAACCGTCGCAAACTGCCGCCGCCAAGCCCTGCCAATCCGCAAACCGCGTGCGTCGCAGAGCGACACACCCTACGCAACGCAGAGGCCGTCTGAAAAAGGAAATACCGTGCGCACTCTGAAAAACATCCTCACCCTCATGCTCAAAGAATTCCGCAGCGTCCTGACCGACCCCGTGCTGATGGTACTGATCGCATACATCTTCACCGCCACCATCACCCAGATGGCGCAGGTCAGTTCAGACGTAAAAAACGCCACCGTCGGCATCATCGACCTCGACCGTTCGGTACTCTCCATGCGCATCCGCGACGCAATCCAGCCGCCCTACTTCAAGCCGCCACAGGACATCCGGCGCGAAGATGCCGACGAAATGATGGACAAAGGCGAAATCCTCTTCGTCCTCGAAATCCCGCCCGGCTTCCAGCGCGACACGGAAGCCGGCCGCAGCCCGAAAATGCAGCTTCTGATTGATGCCACCTCCATGACCCAATCCGGAGTCGGCTCGTCCTACCTCACGCAAATCGCCAACCGCGAAACCAATGCCTTTGCCGGACGCGTGCAACCCGACATCGTCGTCCCCGTCATCAACACCAAATTCAATCCCAACGGCGAAAGCTCGTGGTTTATGCCCACCTCGCAAATCGGCACCATGGCCTTCATGCTGCTGATGCTGCTGGCCGGAGCGGCCGTCATCCGCGAACGCGAACGCGGCACCATCGAGCACCTCTTGGTCATGCCCGTCAACGCCTTCGAGCTGATGATGGGCAAAATCCTGGCCAACGGCGCGGTTATCCTGGTGGCGGCCGTCTGCTCGCTGTGGTTTGTCGTCCACCTCGGCATCGGCGTGCCGCTGGCCGGCTCCGTCGGCCTTTATGCCGCAGGGCTGGCCGTTTTCCTGTTTTCCGTGGCCTCCCTGGGCATCATGATCGCCACCTTCGCCCCCACCATGGGGCAGTTCGGTATGCTGATGCTGCCCGTTTACATCGTGATGAACCTCTTTGCCGGCGGCTCCTCCCCGCGCGACAATATGCCCCGCGCCGCCCAAATCATCAGCGAATACTGGCCGCTGACCCAGTTTATGAAATTCTCGCAAAACATCCTCTTTCGCGGCGCGGGCTTGGAAACCGTATGGGTGCAGATGCTCATCATGGCCTTAATCGGCGCGGCGTTTTTGGGACTTGCCCTGTTGCGCTTCCGCAAAATGCTCGAACAGCAGGGATAGCCCCCGGTTTTTTCTTCTTTTCAAACGGCCCCAATCATGAAAAAAATCCTCTTTACCTTTGTCGTCCTCATCATCACCGCCTACCTGCTGCTCTACGCCGTGCCGCAATACCTCATGCAGCGCGAAACCGCCGCCGCCGCGCCCGACCTCGCCCTGCTCGCCGCCGATCCCGAGCCGCAGCCGCCCGTCAAAAACGGCATCGACGCACTCTGGCTGCTTGCCTACCGCACACAGGACGATGCCGAACGCAGCCGCATCATGCGCGAACACGGCACGGCCGTCATGAAAGGCGAGACCCCGAACGGGCTTGCCGGCCGCCTCCTGCCGCTGCCGCAGGCCGGCGCACTCAAATGCGGCATCAGCGGCATCGAATGCCTGGCCGCCGTCCGCTCCGACCCCGCCGCCTACCGCGCCGATACGGAAAAATACGCCGGCCTGATTGCCAACGTGCTGCAGCTCTCCGCCTACGACACCTTCGTCCTGCGCGGCTGGCCGAACGACAAAGACGACCTGGGACAACTCAACCTGCCCCAATTCCAACACCTGCTGCACGCCAACGCCGCCGCCGCCGCACTCGAATGGACAGACGGCCGGCACACCGCCGCCTTCGCCCGCCTCTGCCGCAGCATCCGCACCGGCCGCGCCCTGCTCAAAGGCCGGCCCGGCATGGTTTACCCGATGGTAGGCAACGCCCTCATCCGCAAAAACACCGAGCTGGCCGCCGCCATGCTGGCCGAACAGCCCGAACAGGCCGCCCGCCTGCCGCAGGAATGCGCCGGCATGTTCGAGCCGCTTACCGCCGCCGAACAAAGCATCTGCCCCGCCATGCGCGACGAATTCCGCTCCGCCGCCAACTTCTACCGCACATTGGCCCAATCCCCACTCCAAACCCCGCAAAACCCTGCCTCCGACCCCGCAGCCGAAGACAACATGCCCGCCACCGCATGGTTCTCCATCTTCCCCTTGCCCCTCATGAACGCCGAACACACCGTCGCCCGCGCCGCTGCGGCCTACGCACCCGCCTGCCGCCCCGAAGCCGCCGCGCAGATTGCCGCCGACAGCCCCGTTTCCCTGCCCGACCCCACGCCCGACGGCTTCACACAAAAATGGGCGTGCTTCGCCAATGCACAAGGCTGCATCCTTACCGGCCTCCCCATGCCCGACTACAGCGGCTACATCCTGCGCCTGCAAGACACCGCCATGCAGCAGCGCGCCTTCCAAGCCGCCCTCGAACTCTACCGCCTGCCCGCCGCCCAACGCCGCGCCGCGCTTGAAACCACCCTCGCCAAACACGGCACACCCTCGCGCCGGCTGCAATGGAACGAAACCGCGCACACCATCGGCTTCCCCCGCTATACACCGCCGGACAACAAACAAACCGCCGCCGACCTGCCCGTCTCACCCCAAATGCAGGATGCCGCCCGATAACGGACAGCGGCAAACAGGTAGGGTGTGTCGCCAAAAGCGACGCACGCGTCTTGAGCCTCTGCAAACCGCCGCCGCCCGCAAACCCTGCCAAACCAAAAACCGCGTGCGTTGCAGAGCAACACACCCTACACAACGGCAGAGGCCGTCTGAAAAAACAAACAGCGGCAAAACAGCTAGGGTGTGTCGCCCAAAGGCGACGCACGCGTCCCAAGCAAAACATCAGGACGTCTGAAAACAAAGATTTGCCGTAAAACGCCCCGTTATGCATAAAACGCGTGCGTTGCAGAGCAACACACCCTACACAACGACAGAGGCCGTCTGAAAAACGGACAGCGGCAAACAGGTAGGGTGTGTCGCCCAAAGCGACGCACGCGTCCCAAGCAAAACATCAGGACGTCTGAAAACAAAGATTTGCCGTAAAACGCCCCGTTATGCATAAAACGCGTGCGTTGCAGAGCAACACACCCTACACAACGGCAGAGGCCGTCTGAAAAAACGAACAGCGGCAAACAAGGTAGGGGGTGTCGCCCAAAGCGACGCACGCGTCCCAACAAAACATCAGGCCGTCTGAAACCGCCTTCTCCCCAACACAGGGCGTGCCGCCCCGTTGGCGCGTGCGGTTTTAGCCCTTGCGCCGTTTTGCCAGCACCGCCCGCCCTGTTAAAAAAGATTAAATCCGTTTAAGATGGTATCCGCGCAAACGGGTTTGCCATCAGCCTGTGGAAAGCCGGATTGCGCGGCGACGCAAGCCGTCCGCACCGGCGGCACGGAAAAAGCCGACCACCACAACACCGCCCGTTAAGGAGAAAACATGACCTGGCGCAAACAGCACCTTCTCACCCTGACCGACCGCAGCCGCGAAGAAATCACCGCCCTGCTCGATTTGGCCGCCGAACTCAAAGCCGCAAAAAAAGCCGGACGCGAAGTGCGCCGGCTCGAGGGCAAAAACATCGCCCTGATTTTCGAGAAAACCTCCACCCGCACCCGCTGCGCCTTTGAAGTGGCCGCACGCGACCAGGGCGCGGGTCTGACCTATCTCGAGCCGGGCAACAGCCAGATCGGCCACAAAGAAAGCATCCGCGACACCGCCCGCGTCCTCGGCCGGATGTTCGACGGCATCGAATACCGTGGCTACGGGCAGGAAGTGGCCGAAGAGCTGGCGCGTTACGCCGGCGTGCCCGTGTTCAACGGCCTCACCGACGAATTCCACCCCACGCAAATGCTCGCCGACCTGCTGACCATGCGCGAGCACAGCCCCAAACCCCTGTCCGACACCGCCTACGCCTATCTCGGCGACGCACGCTGCAATATGGGCAACTCCCTGCTGCTGACCGGCGCGCTGATGGGCATGGACGTGCGCATCGGTGCGCCGCAGGCTCTATGGCCGTCTGAAAGCCTCATTGCCAAAGCGCACGAACTGGCAGAAGAAAGCGGCGCGCGCATCCTCATCACCGCCGACCCGCACGAAGCCGTGCGCGGCGCAGACTTCGTCCACACCGACGTATGGGTCAGCATGGGCGAACCCAAAGAAGCGTGGCAGGAGCGCATCGACCTGCTCCGAGGCTACCGCGTAACCGCCGACATGATGGCCGCCACCGGCAATCCGCAGGCCAAATTCATGCACTGCCTGCCCGCCTTCCACAACCGCGAAACCAAAGTCGGCCAATGGATCTACGACACCTTCGGCCTCGACGGCGTGGAAGTAACCGAAGACGTATTCGAAAGCCCCGCCAGCATCGTCTTCGACCAGGCCGAAAACCGTATGCACACCATCAAAGCCGTACTCGTCTCCCTGCTCGCGCAGTCCGCGTAGCATATGTCGCTCAGCGACGCACACCCCCCCGCCGCAATGCAGAAGGCCGTCTGAAAAAGCCTTGCCCGCGTTTTCAGACGGCCTCCCCTTTCCGTCCGACAAAGCAGACACAATGACCGCAAAACACACTTATCCGAACGGCCGCTGCATGGCCTTCCTGCTCGCGGCGATGACCGCCATCATGCCCTTTTCCGTAGATGCCTACCTGCCTGCGGTGTTGTCGCTGGCCGCCGATCTGGACACCGATGTCCGCCTGATCGAAAAAAGCATGAGCAGCTTTATGCTCGGCGTGGCACTCGGCCAGCTCTCAGGCGGCTCGGTTTCCGACGTGAAAGGCCGCAAAACCGTGGCACTCTCCGGCCTCGCCCTGTATGCCGCCGCCTCCGTCGCCCTCACCCTGCTGCACACCATCGACCAGCTCATCGCCCTGCGGCTGGTGCAGGCCTTCGGTGCCGGCATGGCCGCCGTCATGGCCGGCGCGGTGGTGCGCGACCACTACGAAGGCCGCGAAGCCGCGCAGATGTTCGCCCTCATCGGCATCGTGATGATGGGAGCCCCCCTGCTCGCCCCCATGATCGGTTCCGCCTTGCAGAGCATAGGCGGCTGGCGTCTGATTTTCGCCTTCCTCACCGCCTATTCCGCCACCGTCTTCCTGCTGGTTTTCCGCTTCCTGCCCCCATCGTCCGCCAAAGGCCGCATCGACCGCGCCTTTTTCGGCGGAATGCTGCGCCGCTACCTGCGCGTGCTGCAAACCAAAGCCGCCTTAGGCTTCCTCTTTTTCCAAGCATTCAGCTTCGGCTCCATGTTTGTCTTCCTCACCGAATCGCCCTTCGTCTACATGCACCTCTACTCACTCTCCCCGCACGCCTACGCCTGGATCTTCGGCTGCAACATCATCACCATGGGCATCTTCAACCGCATCACCGCCTGGCGGCTGAAAAACGGCAGCAACGCCGAAGACATCCTGCTGTGGGGCATAGGCATCCAGCTTGCCGCCAACGCCGCCATGCTGCTCGCCGTCATCCTGTACGGCGGCAGCCCGCCCTTCGCCCTGCTCGCCGCCTGCGCCATGTTTTCGGTCGGCACGCAAGGCCTGGTTACCGCCAACACCCAAGCCTGCTTCATGTCGCACTTCCGCGAAATCGGCGGCAGCGCCAACGCCCTACTGATGGCCTCCACCTCCCTGATCGGCGCGGGCACCGGCTGGCTCGCCACCCTCCTGCACAACGGCACCCCCTACGTCATGGCCGCCCTCATGCTCTGCGCCACCACCGCCGGCACCCTCCTGCTCTTCGCCTTCTCCCGCAGCGCGTGGACAGGCAAACGCTGACACGACACAGCAGCAGGCCGTTTGAAAACCAATATCCGCCGCCCGCGCAGGGTATGTCGCGCAGCAACGCACGCGTTTCCCGTCTTTCAGAAAATAAGGCCGTCTGAAAAAACAACTTACAGAATTTCCGCACGCGCAGAATATGCGGCTCTGCCATGCACCGCTTGCCGCAAGTTCGGATAACGACAACTGCCAAACCGCAAACCGCGTGCGTCGCTGGAGCGACACACCCTACACCGTACAAACTGCGGTTTGCCGGACACAACACAAAAAGGCCGTCTGAAAACCAATGCCCGCACACGCGTAGGGTGTGTCGCCCCAGCGACGCACGCGTTCCCAAAGTTTTTGGCAAAGACCATCCGCACAAGGTATCCCGCCGCAGCGGCGCGCGCTGTTTCGCGCTCTGCCTGCGTTTGGCGAAATATCCGCACAAAAAGGCCGTCTGAAAACCAATACCCGCCACACGCGTAGGGTGTGTCGCCCCAGCGACGCACGCGCTCCCAAAGTTTTTGGAAAAGACCATCCGCACAAGGTATCCCGCCGCAGCGGCGCGCGCTGTTTCGCGCTCTGCCTGCGTTTGGCGGAATATCCGCACAAAAAGGCCGTCTGAAACCGCCGATGCGGTTTTCAGACGGCCTTTGCCGTGGATATGGGCCTGATGTGCTCCGGCAGGCGGCATCCGCCGCAGCGGCCGGAGCCGGCCCGGCCTTTATTCGGCGGAATCCTCTTTTTTCCGCTCCGCGTATTTGTCGAGATAGGCGCGGGCCTCTTTCCCGCCCTGCGCGGCGGCTTTTTCCAGCCATGCGCGGCCTTCGGCGGCATTTTGCCCCACCCCGTAACAGCCGCAGACATAGGCGGCACCAAGAAGGGTTTGGCTTAAAACATCGCCTTTTTCCGCCGCCGCACGCAGCAGCTCTATGCCTTTGGCTTCGTCTTGGGGCATACCTTTTCCGAGAATGGCCATTCTGCCCAATCTACTCTGCGCATGGGTATAGCCGTGGCCGGCGGCTTTGCCCAGCCACAGGGCGGCCTGCCCGTCGTCTTTGGGAACTGATTCGCCTGTGAGATAGAGCTTGCCCAGCTCATATTGGGCGATAACGGATACGGAGCTTTCCTGCGCGGCCGCTTTTTTCAGCCATTTCAATGATTCGGCACTGTTTTTTTCCACGCCCTGTCCGGTGCTGTACCGCACGGCCATACCGTACTCGGCGCGGGGATCGCCCTGTTCGGCCGCTTTGGCCAGCCAGTAAACGGCCAGTTTGTCGTCCTGCTGTACGCCGCCCGCACCTTGTGCGTAAAGGACG harbors:
- a CDS encoding ABC transporter permease translates to MRTLKNILTLMLKEFRSVLTDPVLMVLIAYIFTATITQMAQVSSDVKNATVGIIDLDRSVLSMRIRDAIQPPYFKPPQDIRREDADEMMDKGEILFVLEIPPGFQRDTEAGRSPKMQLLIDATSMTQSGVGSSYLTQIANRETNAFAGRVQPDIVVPVINTKFNPNGESSWFMPTSQIGTMAFMLLMLLAGAAVIRERERGTIEHLLVMPVNAFELMMGKILANGAVILVAAVCSLWFVVHLGIGVPLAGSVGLYAAGLAVFLFSVASLGIMIATFAPTMGQFGMLMLPVYIVMNLFAGGSSPRDNMPRAAQIISEYWPLTQFMKFSQNILFRGAGLETVWVQMLIMALIGAAFLGLALLRFRKMLEQQG
- the argF gene encoding ornithine carbamoyltransferase, translated to MTWRKQHLLTLTDRSREEITALLDLAAELKAAKKAGREVRRLEGKNIALIFEKTSTRTRCAFEVAARDQGAGLTYLEPGNSQIGHKESIRDTARVLGRMFDGIEYRGYGQEVAEELARYAGVPVFNGLTDEFHPTQMLADLLTMREHSPKPLSDTAYAYLGDARCNMGNSLLLTGALMGMDVRIGAPQALWPSESLIAKAHELAEESGARILITADPHEAVRGADFVHTDVWVSMGEPKEAWQERIDLLRGYRVTADMMAATGNPQAKFMHCLPAFHNRETKVGQWIYDTFGLDGVEVTEDVFESPASIVFDQAENRMHTIKAVLVSLLAQSA
- a CDS encoding multidrug effflux MFS transporter, producing the protein MTAKHTYPNGRCMAFLLAAMTAIMPFSVDAYLPAVLSLAADLDTDVRLIEKSMSSFMLGVALGQLSGGSVSDVKGRKTVALSGLALYAAASVALTLLHTIDQLIALRLVQAFGAGMAAVMAGAVVRDHYEGREAAQMFALIGIVMMGAPLLAPMIGSALQSIGGWRLIFAFLTAYSATVFLLVFRFLPPSSAKGRIDRAFFGGMLRRYLRVLQTKAALGFLFFQAFSFGSMFVFLTESPFVYMHLYSLSPHAYAWIFGCNIITMGIFNRITAWRLKNGSNAEDILLWGIGIQLAANAAMLLAVILYGGSPPFALLAACAMFSVGTQGLVTANTQACFMSHFREIGGSANALLMASTSLIGAGTGWLATLLHNGTPYVMAALMLCATTAGTLLLFAFSRSAWTGKR